Part of the Chanos chanos chromosome 5, fChaCha1.1, whole genome shotgun sequence genome, GCTTCTGTATGTGGTTGTGTACCTGTTTGTGGACTTTGGTGAGCTGCTCCAGGTTGTTCTCCAGGAAAGATATCTTCTGTTTCTGAGCAGCACTGCCTCCAGTGTCATCTGAGTCCATCTCAGCACTCTGTATTATCACAACAGCAGTAACATTATACATTctcaaaaaacagacacattcttTTGTTTGACTTCAACTGCGCTACACACAATCTTTGCTAAATGTACAATGTGAATGAAAATTtcagtgggtaaaaaaaaatctgatctgAGAAGGTAGAAACTGAACATACTTAATGAAAGAAAGGGAGGCAGTTTGAGATTAGAATATGTTTAGAGGAGGATGCTAGGGAAGaattcagtgatgtcataaaggaagCTGTGAATTCCAATCTGCACCAGCCAATCAGCTTGTGACACACCTTCTTGACTCTTGTGGCCAGATCCTGCACAAACAGCTTCCTCAGGTTGTGAAGGGTCTGTAGCTCCTTTGCCTGGAGAGGGAACAGGCCACGCTGAgtatacatacacgcacacacaggcgcacaaacacataaacacacaaacataacaatGTTTCACTCACCACTGTCTCCTCTAATCCTTTAAGGTCCTGTCTGGCCTGCTCCCTTCTATCCTGCATCaccctgcatacacacacacgcagacgcagacgcacaTACAGAGTCAGTTCAGAGCAATGTGAATATAACTCTTAAAGTATGAAATCAGAAAGAATGCTAAACGTACGTGAGCTCGTGGAGTTTGCGGCTCTTCTCCTGGTCAGTGGTTTTGAGTTTCTCATGCTCCACTCTAAGACGCTCCTGCTCCAGCATGATCTTCTGATTCAaactgcacacgcacacagagacacacagcaatTAAAGGCCACCGGAACTTCACACAACTAcacaatattgtgtgtgtgtgtgtgtgtcttactccTGTAGTTCAGTGATGAGTTTCTCTTTGACGTCCAGTTCATCTCTAAGGCTGCTGATCTGTTTCTGATGGGCCTCTCTGTGGCCCTGGATTTGTTTTTCCACTGCCTCCtgagatgaaaaacacacacacagacctattAGTGTACTGGATATACATGTAAAAGCACACAGGAGAAacgctcatacacactcatacaataGATAACTTTCAGCCAGgcaaaaaaactgtaattaaaaaCTAGATTAGCCCCTAGAAAATTCACCATCACAGAGTACCTAATTACAGCCTGACAAGACATCATAGTGAAGGTCGTTGTCTCACTAGATGTGAATTCATTTTGTGCAATATTTTAGGGTTATGGCTGAGAGCATTTAATGATCTGTCATTATGACAGACATACCTTAACTTCATTGGCTGTCTGGATCTCATTCTCCTTCTCCATAGCATGAACTTTCTCTGTGGGGCGAAAACATCACgctatcacactcactgttacaaTGACTCACCACCAGTGGGCTCTACACTCTGCCTGGGAATTGTGTCTTTACTAGATCAGGGAAAACTAAACTCAAGGCAAAAACTATGCAATATTCATGCAAACCTATGCAATattcataaaaaagaaatcactgaGGTGTTCTCAGtatacataataaataataagatATGAATTACAAATCAGTCGTGATCAGGTTCAGATGATCGCTGATTGCAAAAGCCCAGTTTAAGCGTTTCAGTGAATAAAGTGTTTAAGAGAATAACTCAACAAGGAGGACAAACATCAgctgatttttgtgtgtgtgtgtgtgtgtgtgtgtgtgtgtgtttaccctgaGCACTGAGTTTGACAAGCTCCTCGTTAAGTGCATCCACATTCTCCTCCAGCTGCCTCTTCTTCTGCTCCACATTCTGCAGATACTCCGTCAAAGACTTGATCTTCGCCtcatgctagagagagagaaagagagagagagagagagagagagagacacagagagagtgagagagagacagagagagaagcaggatgGGGAGTACTGAGTGATTCAGTGTGTCAATCACAATTTGACTGTAAACGTGCCACACTtgtccccccccgcccccacggGCCCGGCGTAGCGGGCCGGCGTCGTTACCTGGGAGATGCGCAGCTGGCACGCGGCCAGCTCCTTCTCGTTCTCGTCCATCTTCTTGTTGCTGTCGGCCTGAGCGCTCTCCAGCTGCTTACTGCGCTTGACCAGAGTCTTGACCTCCGACTTGAGTTTACTGATGTACAGCCTCGCCACGGTGAACTCCTCATCAATCACACCACTGCCCTCATGCTGCTGAGAGACACCGCGGGGAGAGCggggaaaagaaacagaacgtGGCGGGGAAAAGAtggaaaataaacagcagaaagaTCACAATTATAGGTTAACAAATGTCAATAGCTGAAGTGGTTCgcatgaaagaaaaataatttatgaTGTCCTGGTAAAGATGACATTACTGTGGCACAGATATAATTATGGTAAAATATGGTAGTTATGGTAAAAATGACCGTAGCCTTTGGCTTTTACCTTGAGGTCATTGCTTCCTACAGCGATGCCAATTTCTGCCAGGTCTTTGAGAAGGGAGGACATCATCTCTGTAACCCTCTTCTTCTGGTGGTTCGTCATCTCCTTTAACTTCTGAAGCTCTGAGTCTATAGAGGCCAGAATACTCTGAGAAAatcaagacaaacacaaaacagacaccagTTAGGAAAAAGTAGTGGTAAAGGCTACAGTCATTCAACATCCACTGAAGGTTTTGGGGTTGATTTAGTTTTAAGCCGAGCTCAATTCCATTGCACGAAACTGCTCAGAAATCAAGACTGTAGTAAACCCAGACCTTTGACCCTGGCTTCAGTCAATCTTCCTTCAATATCTGTACACTGTCTAATGCTTCTCAACGGTTTATAATGAACTGAGGATATCATTTTTGGGAAGCAGCATTTTTTTCTCGAATAATGGGTCGAGCGATAATGTCATAAAAACCAAGCAGAATGTCAAATGGTACGAGAAACACAAAAGGTTCATACAGATTTCTGGTTGAGTTCCTCGCTGAGAGTCTCAAACTCTTTGGTCTTGTCTTCCACCTCTTGACTCTTCTGGTCATAGTTGACAGCTAATTCTTCCAGAGCCTGAAGCACCTCCTTAACCTCCTCCTTTGACGCCTCGTTCTCCAGCTGCAGACGAGTCAGCTCAGCCTGCAGGTTGTCGTGGTCTCGCCGCGTCGACGCCAACAGctataaacagacagaaataataTTTCTATTAATCCTCATTTCTGTATATTAGGAACTCCCTGCACAgtgtaaatattattaaaatagtTCAGACTCTCACCTCCTCCTGTTCTAGCATCTGCTGCTTGAGTTTCTCGGCCAGCTGAGACTGCTGATTAATCTCATCATCCTAAAGGAGAAAAGGATGAATGATTACGAGCGGATTCTCTAACAAGCCCAGAAAAATAGAACTTCTTCTCGTTTGGCGTACGCCGCTGTGAGGTGCAGTGACATTGAGAGAAAAGTCTTCTCGTTAGTGGAAAGAATGCGTATAACGAGAGTGTCTTTTCTCACCTTGTCGTCCAGCTGTTTGTAGAGTTTGGCAAGCTCTGcttcacatttctctttttctgcgtCGGTCAGTTTGACTCCGGGGATGTTGGGAGTGGAAGCGATCTTGTCGTTATTCACCATGTTGTCCAGAGCGAGAACTTCGGCGTTGGCTTTCTCTTTATCGTACTGCTCCTCAGTGGGTACCGTCTCACctaatgcacaaacacaacataaatgagtgagtgtgtgtgagcgtgtgtgtgtgtgtgtccgtctgtcttAGCACTAGCCCCTATGTTCTTAAGGAGCACACACAGGGACATTTGAGTGTGTTCAAACTGACAGAGATGATGCTCTGTGTCACAGTGTATGGAGCgtgcctgtgtgagtgagtgtaagtgtgcGCGTCTCACCATTTCTCCAGCGGTTAAGTTCGTTCTCCAGCCAAGTGATGGTGCTGCGTAgtgtcttatttttctctttctccttctcgtATTTGCTCTTCCACTGTTCAGCAGTCAGCTCCACATTCACGGTCACTGTGTTCTTAATGGTCTTTGCTCTGAggacacagaaaacaacaacgtGACCATCACATTCCAACATACATTCAGGTGCACATACGATCCATACAagttaacacaaaaaaaattgcagtaaaagaaaatgtttgtacGTACTACTCATAGACATGACTTTGTGATCACTCTGCTGAAAGgagaaatgtgtgagagagtgtgtgtgtgtgtgtctattctcACCTCTGTCCAAACAGCAGTGTGGATTTGGTTTCAGCCTCAttgaaagaggaaggagagcaGCAGATAACGATGGTCGTCCTGCAGTTCCCTCCCAGAGAGTCCTGCAGAATCCTCGTCATCTTACTGTCTCTGTAGGGAACGTACGTCTGACAcacagcgagacagagagagagagatgttaatatacctgaagaaaaaaaaccacacagaacacacaaccAGAAAGGTAAAAGTCCCACACATCGAGAGGGCATACAGGTTTTAAAGGACGTACCGTTGCCTCGGCCAGTGCAGAGATAACATTGCCCAGAGCTGAGAGggatttgttgatgtttttggcTTCATCCAGCACGGCTCCTTCAGCTCCCGTCTTACTGACCTATATCAACACAGATACGTGCCCCACAAATGAACGGGCAAAAAGCGACATTAAAGAGTGGAAAACGCACAGGAACGGAAAAGGGGAAGAACGGTGATAAAAGAAGGGGGTTAGAGCAGCTTTACCTTCTCGCTGCCGGCCAAGTCGACCAGGTAGAGTTTGCCACTGAGTTTCTGCTCGGTCTGAGTGTTCTCCTGCTTGACGTTGATGAGGAAAATACTGTGACTCCTGGAGCTGTGTTCATTCATATCTAACAGGCAGACAAAAGCCATTTACCAATCAGGCTAAGGATGACAGTCATGTTCATAGTTCATATCAGTAGGATCATGTTTATGTTCATAGTTCATATATGAGTCTGTCTCCACTAACTTGTGACAGCCACGTGTCTGTTGGATTTGCCCTCATCAATAGTGTCCATCACTTCTTCTGGACTGCAGACAAACCGCTCAGTGCAACCCTGCAGACAGAgcacgcgagagag contains:
- the kif5bb gene encoding kinesin-1 heavy chain, which encodes MADPAECTIKVMCRFRPLNSAEVMRGDKYIPKFQGDDSVVIGGKPYIFDRVFQSSTTQEQVYNACAQKIVKDVLEGYNGTIFAYGQTSSGKTHTMEGNLHDPDAMGIIPRIVQDIFNYIYSMDENLEFHIKVSYFEIYLDKIRDLLDVSKTNLSVHEDKNRVPYVKGCTERFVCSPEEVMDTIDEGKSNRHVAVTNMNEHSSRSHSIFLINVKQENTQTEQKLSGKLYLVDLAGSEKVSKTGAEGAVLDEAKNINKSLSALGNVISALAEATTYVPYRDSKMTRILQDSLGGNCRTTIVICCSPSSFNEAETKSTLLFGQRAKTIKNTVTVNVELTAEQWKSKYEKEKEKNKTLRSTITWLENELNRWRNGETVPTEEQYDKEKANAEVLALDNMVNNDKIASTPNIPGVKLTDAEKEKCEAELAKLYKQLDDKDDEINQQSQLAEKLKQQMLEQEELLASTRRDHDNLQAELTRLQLENEASKEEVKEVLQALEELAVNYDQKSQEVEDKTKEFETLSEELNQKSSILASIDSELQKLKEMTNHQKKRVTEMMSSLLKDLAEIGIAVGSNDLKQHEGSGVIDEEFTVARLYISKLKSEVKTLVKRSKQLESAQADSNKKMDENEKELAACQLRISQHEAKIKSLTEYLQNVEQKKRQLEENVDALNEELVKLSAQEKVHAMEKENEIQTANEVKEAVEKQIQGHREAHQKQISSLRDELDVKEKLITELQDLNQKIMLEQERLRVEHEKLKTTDQEKSRKLHELTVMQDRREQARQDLKGLEETVAKELQTLHNLRKLFVQDLATRVKKSAEMDSDDTGGSAAQKQKISFLENNLEQLTKVHKQLVRDNADLRCELPKLEKRLRATAERVKALETALKEAKENAARDRKRYQQEVDRIKEAVRAKNMARRGHSAQIAKPIRPGQPPVASPTHPNVNRSGTGLFQNNQSGGIRGGGAVKQDKK